The following are from one region of the Bradyrhizobium sediminis genome:
- a CDS encoding serine hydrolase domain-containing protein gives MENMQVTAAGYDFGAAHAAMGRLVDGNILSGVSSAVLVGRDLVDVNCTGWADKEAQVPLRADHLFRVFSNTKLVTSCAALLLLEEGRFELDDPVERYIPQLGNRKVLRPGATSLDDTEPARGSITIRQLLSHSSGLSYGLFDPGSVMFKAYQERKVLNPATPLADMIDTLADLPLVYHPGTSWEYSIATDVVGRLVEVVSGMPLDKFIQQRIFAPLGMVDTAFAVPEKDHSRLAAYYAGADLMDPMKPGLTRTDNSPWPGAYVRAWPRLSGGGGLVSTLPDMVALVRSLLPGGPTLLKPETIAEMMTNQLADGVWMRFPMTGELVGKGYGLAGALTLQPSPFDHGDSSGEFWWGGVAGTQWWISPKTDIAGLLMTQRQMAFFHPFAVEFKRLAYEAVRRRA, from the coding sequence ATGGAAAACATGCAAGTGACAGCCGCCGGCTACGATTTCGGGGCGGCGCACGCCGCGATGGGCCGGTTGGTCGACGGCAACATTCTGTCCGGCGTGTCGTCCGCGGTGCTGGTCGGCCGGGATCTGGTCGATGTGAATTGTACCGGCTGGGCCGACAAGGAAGCGCAGGTCCCATTGCGCGCCGATCACCTGTTCCGGGTGTTCTCCAATACCAAGCTGGTCACGTCCTGCGCGGCATTGCTGCTGCTCGAGGAAGGCCGCTTCGAGCTCGACGACCCGGTCGAGCGGTACATTCCGCAACTCGGCAACCGCAAGGTTCTGCGGCCGGGCGCTACCTCGCTTGATGACACCGAGCCGGCGAGGGGATCGATCACAATTCGCCAGCTGCTGAGCCACAGCTCGGGGCTGAGCTACGGTCTGTTCGACCCCGGGAGTGTCATGTTCAAGGCCTACCAGGAACGCAAGGTGCTCAATCCTGCGACGCCGCTGGCTGACATGATCGACACGCTGGCCGATTTGCCGCTGGTCTATCATCCGGGAACGTCATGGGAGTATTCGATCGCAACCGATGTGGTGGGGCGGCTGGTGGAAGTCGTCAGCGGAATGCCGCTCGACAAATTCATCCAGCAGCGGATTTTCGCTCCGCTCGGCATGGTCGACACCGCCTTCGCGGTGCCGGAAAAAGACCACAGCCGGCTCGCCGCCTATTACGCCGGGGCAGACCTGATGGACCCGATGAAGCCGGGACTGACTCGCACCGATAATTCGCCCTGGCCCGGCGCCTATGTGCGGGCGTGGCCGCGGCTGAGCGGCGGCGGCGGCCTGGTTTCGACGCTGCCGGATATGGTGGCGCTGGTTCGAAGCCTGCTGCCGGGCGGACCGACCTTGCTGAAACCGGAAACCATCGCCGAGATGATGACCAATCAACTGGCCGATGGGGTCTGGATGCGCTTCCCGATGACGGGAGAGCTCGTCGGCAAGGGCTATGGGCTGGCGGGCGCGTTGACTCTGCAGCCTTCGCCGTTCGATCACGGCGATTCGAGCGGTGAGTTCTGGTGGGGCGGCGTGGCCGGCACGCAATGGTGGATCTCGCCGAAGACTGACATCGCCGGCCTGTTGATGACGCAGCGCCAGATGGCGTTCTTCCACCCCTTCGCCGTCGAGTTCAAGCGGCTGGCCTATGAAGCGGTCAGGCGCAGGGCCTGA
- a CDS encoding AMP-binding protein has product MALTESYVAGPALPAVRDITLGQLLEQAAKSAPDRIALISGLPDPALRRQWTYAELYAEAQRTARALLSRFKPGERIAVWAQNLPEWIMLEFGAGLAGMVLVTVNPGFRAKEVEYVLKQSRSAGVFVANSFRGNPMLETVREVAPRCPELREIVCFDDWPAFIAAGDDKRIALPDVKPDDPVMIQYTSGTTGFPKGALLHHRGLANNGADTADRMGIDPGDVFITTMPLFHTGGCVCCVLGAVSKAATQVLLEAFEPGLVLELLATYRGNAMVGVPTMLVAMLEHPSFASTDLSSVKAICSGGSTVPAALVALFEQKLGAPFTIVFGQTECSPVAAQTRTTDTIEDKASTIGLPLPNMETKIVNPDTGKTVPIGEIGEFCTRGYHIMLGYFEMPEATAAAIDSEGWLHTGDLCAMDARGYCTVEGRLKDMIIRGGENIYPRELEELLFRHPKVGEVAVVGLPHEKWGEEVAAFIRPAPGAVIDAEELSAYMRASLAPHKTPRHWFVVEAFPLTGSGKIQKFKLREFWAKGEMRAL; this is encoded by the coding sequence ATGGCTTTGACCGAATCTTACGTCGCGGGACCGGCGCTCCCCGCCGTGCGCGATATCACGCTTGGCCAGTTGCTCGAACAGGCCGCGAAGTCGGCGCCGGACCGGATCGCGCTGATATCAGGCCTCCCCGATCCCGCGCTTCGCCGCCAGTGGACCTATGCCGAACTCTACGCCGAGGCGCAACGCACCGCGCGCGCCCTGCTCAGCCGCTTCAAGCCGGGCGAGCGGATCGCGGTCTGGGCGCAGAACCTGCCGGAATGGATCATGCTGGAATTCGGCGCCGGGCTCGCGGGCATGGTGCTGGTCACCGTCAATCCCGGCTTCAGGGCCAAGGAAGTCGAATATGTGCTGAAGCAATCCCGCTCGGCCGGCGTGTTCGTCGCCAATTCCTTTCGCGGCAACCCGATGCTGGAGACGGTGCGCGAGGTTGCACCGCGCTGCCCGGAGCTTCGCGAGATCGTCTGCTTCGACGACTGGCCGGCCTTCATCGCCGCCGGCGACGACAAGCGCATTGCGCTTCCCGACGTCAAACCCGACGATCCCGTGATGATCCAGTATACGTCGGGCACCACCGGCTTTCCGAAAGGCGCGCTGCTGCATCATCGCGGTCTCGCCAACAACGGCGCCGACACGGCCGATCGCATGGGGATCGACCCCGGCGACGTCTTCATCACCACCATGCCGCTGTTCCACACCGGCGGCTGCGTCTGCTGCGTCCTCGGCGCCGTCTCAAAGGCTGCGACACAGGTGCTGCTGGAAGCGTTCGAACCCGGCCTCGTGCTCGAACTTCTCGCGACCTACCGCGGCAATGCGATGGTCGGCGTGCCGACCATGCTGGTGGCGATGCTCGAGCATCCCTCCTTCGCATCGACGGATCTTTCCTCGGTCAAGGCGATCTGTTCGGGCGGCTCCACCGTGCCGGCCGCGCTGGTTGCGTTGTTCGAACAGAAACTGGGAGCGCCCTTCACCATCGTGTTCGGGCAGACCGAATGCTCACCGGTGGCGGCGCAGACCAGGACCACCGACACGATCGAGGACAAGGCCTCTACCATCGGCCTGCCGCTGCCCAACATGGAAACCAAGATCGTCAATCCCGACACCGGCAAGACGGTCCCGATCGGCGAAATTGGCGAGTTCTGCACGCGCGGCTATCACATCATGCTCGGCTATTTCGAAATGCCTGAAGCGACCGCCGCCGCGATCGATTCCGAGGGCTGGCTGCACACCGGCGATCTCTGCGCGATGGACGCGCGCGGCTATTGCACGGTCGAGGGGCGCCTGAAGGACATGATCATCCGCGGCGGCGAAAATATCTATCCGCGCGAGCTCGAAGAATTGTTGTTTCGTCACCCCAAGGTCGGCGAAGTCGCGGTGGTCGGACTGCCGCACGAAAAATGGGGCGAAGAGGTCGCCGCCTTCATCCGCCCGGCGCCCGGCGCCGTCATCGACGCGGAGGAACTGTCGGCCTACATGCGCGCCTCGCTGGCCCCGCACAAGACGCCGCGGCACTGGTTCGTGGTCGAGGCTTTTCCGCTGACCGGATCGGGCAAGATCCAGAAGTTCAAGCTGCGCGAATTCTGGGCCAAGGGCGAGATGCGGGCGTTGTGA
- a CDS encoding class I SAM-dependent methyltransferase yields MSTASDARFWDRISRKYAKAAISDQAGYERSLERTRTLLGPDDRVLELGCGTGTTALRLAGDVQSYCATDISTEMIAIAETKLAAGPIPSLVFRTATAEALAPEDGQFDAVLGFNYLHLVRDVPGTLRRIHALLAAEGLFISKTPCLGDMNPLIRLALLPAMRAIGKAPHVSVFRAAELSQLISAAGFDISASESHATKGNDTRPYIVARKR; encoded by the coding sequence ATGAGCACCGCGAGCGATGCCCGTTTCTGGGACCGGATTTCACGGAAATATGCGAAGGCTGCGATTTCGGATCAGGCCGGGTATGAGCGCTCGCTGGAGCGGACCCGCACCCTGCTGGGACCAGACGACCGGGTGCTGGAATTGGGCTGCGGAACAGGAACAACGGCGCTCCGGCTTGCAGGCGATGTGCAAAGCTATTGCGCGACGGATATTTCCACTGAAATGATCGCGATTGCCGAGACGAAGCTTGCCGCCGGCCCGATCCCGTCGCTCGTCTTCCGCACCGCGACCGCAGAGGCGCTTGCGCCCGAGGACGGGCAATTCGATGCCGTTCTGGGGTTCAACTATCTCCATCTGGTCCGCGATGTGCCCGGCACGCTGCGCCGCATCCATGCCTTGCTTGCAGCGGAGGGCCTGTTCATTTCCAAGACACCCTGCCTGGGGGATATGAACCCGCTCATCCGGCTTGCCTTGTTGCCGGCGATGCGCGCGATCGGAAAGGCGCCCCATGTCAGCGTCTTCCGGGCGGCGGAGTTGAGCCAACTCATATCTGCCGCAGGCTTCGACATCAGCGCCTCGGAAAGCCACGCCACCAAGGGCAACGACACCCGTCCCTACATCGTGGCGCGCAAGCGATGA
- a CDS encoding acyl-CoA thioesterase, with protein sequence MTDSPAVHASLNGETEPRGDLCIRTLAMPADTNANGDIFGGWLLSQMDVGGGVFASKVAKSRTVTVAIEAMNFRKAVYVGDLVSVHANLVRVGRTSITVHLEAWVLRRKEMQSILVTDGNFTYVSIDDHGQPQVIQRDERPISA encoded by the coding sequence GTGACCGATAGCCCGGCCGTCCACGCATCGCTGAATGGCGAAACCGAGCCGCGCGGCGATCTCTGCATCCGCACGCTGGCGATGCCGGCCGACACCAATGCCAACGGCGATATCTTCGGCGGCTGGCTGCTCAGCCAGATGGATGTCGGCGGCGGCGTGTTCGCGTCCAAGGTGGCAAAATCACGCACCGTGACGGTGGCGATCGAGGCGATGAATTTTCGCAAGGCGGTTTACGTCGGCGATCTCGTGTCGGTTCACGCCAATCTGGTCCGCGTCGGCCGCACCTCGATCACCGTCCACCTCGAAGCCTGGGTACTGCGGCGCAAGGAGATGCAGTCGATCCTGGTGACCGACGGCAATTTCACCTATGTCTCGATCGACGACCACGGCCAGCCGCAGGTCATCCAGCGCGATGAGCGGCCGATTTCGGCGTAG
- a CDS encoding 3-hydroxyacyl-CoA dehydrogenase NAD-binding domain-containing protein, producing the protein MDSRIMNLLGDRVLELGPAPDASSPYRHFKLTRDADGIAWLLFDREGASANTLSADLIEELESVLAALESPRPAGLVIRSAKKSGFIAGADVNEFRGATDPWPVEIAIGRAHAVIDRLEALKIPTVAVIHGFCLGGGLEVALACQSRIAIEGARFGFPEVMLGLHPGLGGTVRFTRLVNPMQAMTLMLTGKTIDARKAKSLGLVDAVAQERHVRNAVKDAVFGRLKRARPGPLNAILNLGPVRGLLAKRMRAEAEKAAPHEHYPAPYALIDLWEKHGDDKIAMLRAEKTSFANLMVTPTAQNLIRVFFLREQMKKLAGSGNRIRHVHVIGAGAMGGDIAAWCANQGLHVTLADMKPEPIAGAIKRASELFGKIMRRRIDIRDALDRLVPDMEGEGVRNADLIIEAVPEKLELKQKVYAGLEPRMKPGAILATNTSSIPLQDLRATLAKPERLVGLHFFNPVSRLQLVEVVSHDGNGPEILQQALAFVGAIDRLPLPVRSSPGFLVNRALTPYMLEAMVMLDGKIDKLVIDAAAEKFGMPMGPIELADQVGLDICLDVGDMLRSKFGDALPPTPAWLREKVARGELGRKTGKGFYLWKDGKADKTPASPSTTQPTDEMIDRLVLPMSNVCVAALREGIVDNADTVDGAMIFGTGYAPFRGGPLNYARTRGPENVVSTLRALAARFGDRFTPDAGWENFK; encoded by the coding sequence ATGGATAGCAGGATCATGAACCTTCTCGGCGACCGCGTGCTCGAACTCGGGCCTGCGCCAGACGCCAGTTCGCCCTACCGTCATTTCAAATTGACCCGCGATGCCGACGGCATCGCCTGGCTGCTGTTCGATCGCGAGGGCGCCAGCGCCAACACGCTGTCGGCCGACCTGATCGAAGAACTCGAATCGGTGCTGGCGGCGCTGGAGAGCCCGCGGCCCGCCGGGCTCGTCATCCGCTCCGCCAAGAAATCCGGTTTCATCGCCGGCGCCGACGTCAACGAATTCCGCGGCGCCACCGATCCGTGGCCGGTCGAGATCGCCATCGGCCGGGCCCATGCGGTGATCGACCGCCTTGAAGCGCTGAAGATCCCGACCGTCGCCGTCATTCATGGCTTCTGCCTCGGCGGCGGCCTCGAAGTGGCGCTGGCCTGCCAGTCGCGTATTGCCATCGAAGGCGCGCGCTTTGGTTTTCCGGAAGTGATGCTCGGCCTGCATCCGGGCCTCGGCGGCACCGTGCGCTTCACGCGGCTGGTCAACCCGATGCAGGCGATGACCTTGATGCTGACCGGCAAGACCATCGACGCCCGCAAGGCCAAGTCGCTCGGGCTGGTCGATGCGGTGGCGCAGGAGCGCCACGTCCGCAACGCCGTGAAGGACGCGGTGTTCGGGCGGCTGAAGCGGGCAAGGCCGGGGCCGCTGAACGCGATTCTGAACCTCGGCCCGGTCAGGGGCTTGCTCGCCAAGCGCATGCGCGCCGAGGCGGAAAAGGCAGCACCGCATGAACATTATCCGGCGCCCTATGCGCTGATCGATCTCTGGGAAAAGCATGGCGACGACAAGATCGCGATGCTGAGGGCCGAAAAGACCTCGTTCGCCAATCTGATGGTGACGCCGACGGCACAGAACCTGATCCGGGTGTTCTTCCTGCGCGAGCAGATGAAGAAGCTCGCAGGTTCCGGCAACCGCATCAGGCATGTCCACGTCATCGGCGCCGGCGCGATGGGCGGCGATATCGCGGCCTGGTGCGCCAATCAGGGCCTGCATGTGACGCTCGCCGACATGAAGCCGGAGCCGATCGCCGGCGCGATCAAGCGCGCCTCGGAGCTGTTCGGCAAGATCATGCGCAGGCGCATCGATATCCGCGACGCGCTGGATCGCCTCGTGCCGGATATGGAAGGCGAGGGCGTCCGCAATGCCGATCTCATCATCGAGGCGGTGCCGGAAAAACTGGAGCTGAAGCAGAAGGTCTATGCCGGGCTCGAGCCCCGGATGAAGCCGGGCGCGATTCTGGCCACCAACACCTCCAGCATTCCGCTGCAGGACCTGCGCGCCACGCTGGCGAAGCCGGAGCGGCTGGTGGGCCTGCACTTCTTCAATCCGGTGTCGCGGCTGCAACTGGTCGAGGTCGTCAGCCACGACGGCAACGGTCCGGAAATATTGCAGCAGGCGCTGGCCTTTGTCGGCGCCATCGACCGGCTGCCGCTGCCGGTCAGGAGTTCGCCGGGCTTTCTGGTCAACCGCGCGCTGACGCCCTACATGCTGGAGGCGATGGTGATGCTCGACGGCAAGATCGACAAGCTCGTCATCGATGCCGCGGCGGAAAAATTCGGCATGCCGATGGGGCCGATTGAACTCGCCGATCAGGTCGGGCTCGATATCTGCCTCGATGTCGGCGACATGCTGCGCTCGAAATTCGGCGACGCCCTGCCGCCGACGCCGGCCTGGCTGCGCGAGAAGGTGGCAAGGGGCGAACTCGGCCGCAAGACCGGCAAGGGGTTCTATCTCTGGAAGGACGGCAAGGCCGACAAGACTCCCGCTTCGCCTTCGACCACGCAGCCGACGGACGAAATGATCGACCGGCTGGTGCTGCCGATGTCGAATGTCTGCGTCGCGGCCTTGCGCGAAGGCATCGTCGACAATGCCGACACCGTCGACGGCGCCATGATTTTCGGCACCGGCTATGCGCCGTTCCGCGGCGGCCCGCTCAACTATGCGCGGACGCGCGGGCCCGAGAATGTGGTTTCCACCCTGCGCGCGCTGGCGGCAAGATTCGGCGACCGCTTTACGCCGGATGCCGGCTGGGAGAATTTCAAGTGA
- a CDS encoding acetyl-CoA C-acetyltransferase has translation MARPVFIIDGSRTPFLKARSGPGPFTPVDLAVQCGRPLLARQPFAPNAFDQVILGCVNVIADEMNPARVAALRLGMGESMVAFTVQINCGSGMQSIDTGYRYIREGVSDLILAGGAEALSYAPLVWPQQGVRWFAGLAGAKGIVAKLAALAKTRPSFFKPVIGLERGLTDPITELNMGQTAEAVGHLFGITRAQSDAYAVESHKRLANAQAQGWLKGEVETAFARDGKFYDHDDGVRPDSSLESLAKLKPVFERPWGQVTPGNSSQITDGASWTILASEDAVAKYGLTPKAAIVDSQWSALDPGIMGLGPVLSATELLKRNNLSLQDVETWELNEAFATQVLGCLAAWNDEKFCREILGLDGAAGQIDPSKLNVDGGAISLGHPVGCSGNRIVLHLVNAMKRLGTRRGIATECIGGGLGGAMLIETV, from the coding sequence ATGGCGCGACCGGTCTTCATTATCGACGGCAGCCGGACGCCGTTTCTGAAAGCGCGCTCCGGGCCGGGGCCGTTCACCCCGGTCGATCTCGCCGTGCAGTGCGGCCGGCCGCTGCTGGCCCGGCAACCCTTCGCCCCCAATGCCTTCGATCAGGTGATCCTCGGCTGCGTCAACGTCATTGCCGACGAGATGAACCCGGCCCGGGTCGCAGCCCTTCGGCTCGGCATGGGCGAAAGCATGGTGGCGTTCACGGTGCAGATCAATTGCGGCTCCGGCATGCAGTCGATCGATACCGGCTATCGCTATATCCGCGAGGGCGTGTCCGACCTCATTCTGGCCGGCGGGGCGGAAGCGCTGAGCTACGCGCCTCTGGTCTGGCCGCAGCAGGGCGTGCGCTGGTTTGCCGGTTTGGCCGGCGCCAAGGGCATCGTGGCCAAGCTGGCGGCGCTGGCGAAGACGCGGCCCTCCTTCTTCAAGCCGGTCATCGGGCTGGAGCGCGGGCTGACCGATCCAATCACCGAACTCAACATGGGTCAGACAGCCGAAGCGGTCGGCCATCTCTTCGGCATTACGCGGGCGCAGTCGGACGCCTATGCGGTCGAGAGCCACAAGCGGCTCGCCAATGCGCAGGCGCAGGGCTGGCTGAAAGGCGAGGTCGAAACCGCGTTCGCGCGCGACGGCAAATTCTACGATCATGACGACGGCGTGCGGCCGGATTCTTCGTTGGAGTCGCTGGCCAAACTCAAGCCGGTGTTCGAGCGGCCATGGGGGCAGGTCACGCCAGGCAATTCCTCGCAGATCACCGACGGCGCGTCGTGGACGATTCTGGCTTCCGAAGATGCGGTCGCCAAATATGGCCTCACCCCGAAGGCCGCGATTGTCGACAGCCAATGGTCGGCGCTCGATCCCGGCATTATGGGCCTCGGTCCGGTGCTGTCGGCCACCGAACTGTTGAAGCGCAACAATCTATCCCTGCAGGACGTCGAGACCTGGGAATTGAACGAGGCGTTCGCCACGCAGGTGCTGGGTTGCCTGGCGGCCTGGAACGACGAGAAATTCTGCCGTGAAATTCTCGGCCTCGACGGCGCCGCCGGCCAGATCGACCCGTCAAAACTCAATGTCGATGGCGGCGCGATCAGCCTCGGCCATCCCGTCGGCTGCAGCGGCAACCGTATCGTGCTGCATCTCGTCAACGCCATGAAGCGGCTGGGCACCCGCCGCGGCATCGCCACCGAATGCATCGGCGGCGGGCTGGGCGGCGCCATGCTGATCGAGACGGTGTGA
- a CDS encoding flavin reductase family protein, with amino-acid sequence MTTKDLHYYEPANGHGLKHDPFNAIIAPRPIGWISSRDTKGNVNLAPYSFFNGFNYHPPIIGFSSTSWKDSVQNIQETGEFVWNLATMDLAQQMNLTAAHVAHDVSEFTVASLTAVPCKLVNVPRVGESPVSFECKLSQIIQLQSAKGEKVQAWLTLGEVVAVHIDKAMIKDGVYQTALAHPIVRAGRQGDYFEIKPENMFEMKRPD; translated from the coding sequence GTGACCACGAAAGACCTGCACTATTACGAGCCGGCGAACGGCCACGGTCTCAAGCACGATCCTTTCAACGCCATCATCGCCCCGCGCCCGATCGGCTGGATCTCCTCGCGCGATACCAAGGGCAACGTCAATCTCGCGCCCTACAGCTTCTTCAACGGCTTCAACTACCATCCGCCGATCATCGGCTTCTCCTCGACCTCCTGGAAGGACAGCGTCCAGAACATCCAGGAGACCGGCGAGTTCGTCTGGAATCTTGCGACCATGGATCTGGCGCAGCAGATGAACTTGACCGCCGCACATGTCGCGCACGACGTCAGCGAATTCACCGTCGCCAGTCTCACGGCGGTGCCCTGCAAGCTCGTCAACGTGCCGCGGGTCGGCGAAAGCCCGGTTTCCTTCGAATGCAAGCTGTCGCAGATCATCCAGCTGCAGAGCGCCAAAGGCGAGAAGGTGCAGGCCTGGCTCACGCTGGGCGAGGTCGTCGCCGTCCATATCGACAAGGCCATGATCAAGGATGGCGTCTACCAGACCGCGCTGGCCCATCCGATCGTCCGCGCCGGCCGCCAGGGCGACTATTTCGAGATCAAGCCGGAAAACATGTTCGAGATGAAGCGGCCGGATTGA
- a CDS encoding TetR/AcrR family transcriptional regulator, which yields MTLVSEHIEPDTRERILVVAERLFREIGYQKTTVADIAKVLRMSPANVYRFFDSKKAIHQAVARGLMGEVEDAAQAIAARPGPAAGRLRELLSTIHHMNSERYVGDAKLHEMVEIAMEENWDVCNAHIQLIGEIIGSVIGQGVASGEFEVADVPVAATCTCMAMMRFFHPQMIAQCVDKPSPTLDQMIDFILAGLAPRGKAK from the coding sequence ATGACGCTGGTTTCTGAACATATCGAACCTGACACGCGGGAACGGATTCTCGTGGTGGCGGAGCGTCTGTTCCGCGAGATCGGCTATCAAAAGACCACCGTGGCCGACATCGCCAAGGTGCTGCGGATGAGCCCGGCCAACGTCTATCGCTTCTTCGATTCGAAGAAGGCGATCCATCAGGCGGTGGCGCGCGGCCTGATGGGCGAGGTGGAGGACGCGGCGCAGGCGATCGCGGCGCGGCCCGGTCCGGCGGCCGGCCGCCTGCGCGAGTTGCTGTCGACCATTCACCACATGAACAGCGAGCGCTATGTCGGTGACGCCAAGCTGCACGAGATGGTCGAGATCGCGATGGAGGAGAACTGGGACGTCTGCAACGCGCATATCCAGTTGATCGGCGAGATCATCGGTTCCGTCATCGGCCAGGGCGTGGCCTCGGGCGAATTCGAGGTCGCCGACGTGCCGGTGGCAGCGACCTGCACCTGCATGGCGATGATGCGATTCTTCCATCCGCAGATGATCGCCCAATGCGTCGACAAGCCGAGCCCGACGCTCGACCAGATGATCGACTTCATCCTCGCCGGCCTTGCGCCGCGCGGCAAGGCGAAATAA